CGTGTCCACATCTAAGACCTTTTACTTGTGTGCGCCGTATTCAAATTGGAGGaatgttttaaaactttcaaccaataagaaataaaatctgTTGATTGACGTTGATCTTGGCCTACGGGAGTGCGCTAACGGGTGGGTTGATTACGAAAGCAGTGTTGATCACTTGTGAAGCTCCACGTGGACGTAAACGTCGGCCAAACAAACTACAGCGCTCTGCTGACGGGGAGCAGGGTTTGTCAGGGCTTAGAgctctgtggtgtgtgtgtgtgagagagagagagagagagagagagagagagacgcagtCGAATTTGATTGGTCTGATACAAAAATATCACGATTAAAAgtactttcttcttctttacgTTGTATAAAGAACATTAGATTTTCCTTATTGttagtaattaattttaattaattttctccaaagcgacttacaatgttagctgCTTTGTACAATAAACATACTTGCAGTGgttcattaaaatatacatCTGAGTCAAACTCAGGTCCATCTGACATTAAGGCTGTTATATTTACAGCGTTAATTCCTCTCATTGTCCACTGAATGGGTGAAGTGGAGCAATAGAACACAAAATGTATgggagtatttttatttatatcaaAATATTGCACAGAATTTATACATGTTATTTACATAGTAAATATGGTATATGGTgcaaaacaaaaggaagaaaaaacatactTGGTTACATTAATATCAGGGATACATATACATTAGAGAACCTGTAGTAAGTATAACAGTGTTTGTGTCCTGTGTATTTTTGCTGGGTAATTATCTGCTTGTCTGGAACTATGGCAGCAGCACTGCTGATAGAAGACCTGGACCATCTGTGATGCTGCGAGCCTCTTTGTCCAGCTGAATGGACGTGGACAATGAGAAGGAGTTCCAAAACCTCGCAAAGCCACACACTGAGGACTGACACGTCACCAGTGTCCAGCACCGAGACGATGCACAGTTCATCATTGACTCGAAGCAGTGAAGGACAGATTTCAAAGGCTTGACTGACAGTAAAGTAGCTCACCTGTTCAGGTTAGAAGCCAAGGGCTATTCTCAAATATCTGAATGACAACCACCGCTGAAATAACCCTTACAGGTTAAATGCTTTTGCTCATGaggattttacattttaaacattaaatatttgcatgctTTTCCCTTGCACTCTACTTGTTGTAAACGACAGGCCTGAGTATGAACGACTGAGATACTAATATAGATCTGAATGACAGGTGTTTATTCAAATGCTACTGTACCTCCTATGTCACAGTTAGAAATTCtcaatgtaataaaatgtgaaaaatcctTTGCTTGATGTTACTGTCTTACCATATTAGCACCTTGTGTTTGAAAGCACCATGTGTTTAAGTGTTGAAAGATTTGAAAATTAACAACTCACAGATACAATGCACTGAAGCAGTGTACCTCTTGTCACAAGTATGTTACTGAACATGAAATACATCACCAGAATTTTGAAAGAGAAATTTAAATTCCCAGAGGAATCAGTTAATTTATATCAGTTAATTGACTGATATCTGCTTTGACCTTTCAGAATCTGATTGAACACTGATTCAGTCAGTAGAAACCGttactttaataaataaactgcagtaGAAGGCCAAACACTAAGATGAGAGGTACATAGtcaaatattcatttttcctgaGAAGAAGACATCAATAGAAAAGCACTTTCACTTGAAATCTTCAAATTTTGTATAAATCATGTGCATTCTTAACTACtattgtaaaaaatgtattttgtccTTAATAATGAAGATACATTTTACTTGAAGGCCTCCTACAGATATGGAGggaatgaatatgaatgtgaaCATCATCTATACCATCACAGGAGATCAGAAAGACGATTCACAGTGTTGCTGTTGAGAACAAAGTGAGATGGTCACTGGGGATCTTGGGCCACCAAAGGTTTAACATGATCGCCTCACAGGGACTTTCCAGGACGCTTCACTGTGTCAGTTGTAAGGTGTTAGCACCAGATGGCGACAAACATTACGACGGCACCTCCATGTGCTTGGTTCACGCCACAGTTTCAGCATCGATTAAGGTGCTCGACAGCCAAAAAAGTCCATTCCAATATAGCGAGGATATCCTTCCAGCACTTTCCTTTCCACGGGGTCAAACTTCCAGTACTGTCTCCCTCGGAGAAAGTGGGCATATCCTGTCAAGGCCAGGGCAGGGAAGAGCATGACACAATTAGCAAGGTCACTTCATACCTCACTTTATACATGTTTTTAGACATTAGAATATTAGACTTGTATTGATAATTGAGCTACTGCTTTTTTCTGTCACAGGAAGTGCAGTGATTGAGGATGCTGAATTTTAACCAAAATTTAACTCATTTTGTGCCTTACACAAGTCTTCAAGTCACTTAGCTTTTGTTGCTTTTGTAAATGAGTAAGACTGAGAAAATTGTAAAGTTACAAATACATATGACACAACCTCTATGTGCATATACACTTGTACCTAAACAAACACAATTAGGACCAGAAGTTCATAATACCCCAACTACATTTATgcgacactttgctccaaagtaaTTGACAACAGTAAGCCACTTGCcactatttacccatgtatatagctgggtagtgttacaggagcaatttaaggcaaaTACTCTCCACAAGGgcactacaggtggaggtgctATATGAACCTGTATCTTTTGAGCCCAGcagtaaccactatgctacaagctgtCTCTCTGTTACATCAtgatgtataaaatattaacaatggAGATGTCCCTCAATATATTAATAGATtaggttttgcaaaaaaagactgaaataaagccacaaaaattttaaaaaattactgtaaggGATTCTTATTATCATTCATTAACTTGAAGCAATGTTAAAGCTGTCTACTTCaaaatgagtgaaaacaaaatgtctTGTCCAAAACCTCTATTCAGTGTCTTGTGTTCTgttttatatacgtatatgagACAGTGCCATGTTTCTCCTGCACACCAGATGCCACAGCAGAATTCAACAGTGGATTATACTACACTAAAAAGTTTTGGACCTTAAATACTGACTACACATCTCACATATTGCTGAGGACACAAAAACTGGCCACTTGAAttgaagaaatgcacacacacacacacacattttcagaaccgcttgtcccatacggggtcacggggaaccggagcctacccggcaacacagggcgtaaggccagaggaggaggggacacacccaggatgggacgccagtccatcacaaggcaccccaagcgggactcgaaccccagacccaccagagagcaggaccgtggtccaacccactgcgccaccgcaccccccttgaagAAATGCCTCACTGAAATATGTTTGTCAGCATCCAGTCACTTCCAGTTTACAATCAAAAAGGTGTAATAACAGACATGCACCTCTATTTATGCaggtagtttctgtaaaagttttgGATATAGCAATAATACATGGAAAAACATGCTGAATTAAATCGGTCCTCCACAGCTCCATGATactgtccccttccccttctgaCACAGCGTCACTTGAGTTTCTATTCTATCTCAGTattctttactgccatctaacGGCATCAAGCAAAAAAGTAGCCCGTTTTCATTCCTCAAGAGACAAACTTCAGAAAAGATCATCttgaaaacaatgtaatgaataTTATGTGAACTGGGCAATGTTTATCTCCTCAAAAATCTGTTATTCTAACATctaacataataacattaagTAAAAGTGCACAAGCAACTGCTTCAATAGTTACACTGATGTTAGCGGCATTTTGGAATATCTCTAAGGAATagtaaacatatttaaaaagtgaAGTTAATTCAGCTACATTGTAAAGCGGttgttgaaaatggatggatggatggttgtaTAGTCTGGTTTACCATGCAAACTGTAATAATGATTCAGAGGTGGACATCctgtttaaaaatatctttaaactACTAGCCAGCCACATTTTTACAACCTCCGCAGAATATGCAGCAGACATCATTACCATAGCGGTCCTGGAAGGCAGCATCAAGGTCATTGGGCACTCCCTGCCACTCCTGGATGCTACGGGGTTGGGTATCCTCCACACGATGGTCCTGTGGGCTGAAGAGCCAGTAGCTGTCCTGTTTGAAGAAGCAGACCCTATCCTTGTGCTCACCCAACATGACAGCAGCCTGGATGTGGGTGACAGGAAGGCCCAGGCTACGCACTGAGAGGGGGCCAGCGATCTGCCGTTCGGCGTCATAGACCCAGTAGCTGCCAGCTGTGGAGAGGGAGAAATGGTTTCCAGTGTTTACACGACCTGGATATTCACAGAGAGTCAGATCGTGCAGAACTGCCCACTGagtagcaggtagcatagtggttagagtagCTGCTTTGCAACTGAGggacctaggtttgaattccaGGACAGCAAAGGCCCAAACTCCttactgtttgtttgtctcCAATGGCTAAGGCACTTCCTAAGCAAATAAACTGCCTCAAAAAGACACATGAGGTCAAGAGAAGGAGTTGACCATCTGTAGGGTCAGTGTGGTTGTATGGTCACTGTATACACGTAGTatgtagtgtggtggttagagttgtcCCCTTACAACTGAAGGACCTGGCTTCAGACCCCACCTCCTTCAGTAGttcccttcatcaaggtatttactgtcAAATGATAAAagaagaattacccagctgtataaatgggtaaacaatttaAGTAACTTAgcgtacaaacctaacattgcgattcgctttggagaaaagaatcaaatagatgaaaacaaatttaagcCACCAGAAAGTTATTTGATTGCATTTTCACACAGACAATGGTGGTGCTGCAAAAGAGAACCTGGAGTTTTCACCAAAAGCTGTATGCGTAATATTCAGCTCCTATATTTACACGGGCATGCCCGAGTGTGCCGTTGAGTTGAAATGAGGCCATAATCCTGCCCCTGAGCTGCTTTCTCCAACTGTGCATTGTGTGCTGTCTGTGCTGCACATGCTTCTTCCAGGCGTGTGTGCAGTACCCGCAGCAGGAGCTGGCTTGCACGGCTCTGCATGGTGCCGGAAGAGAActgtactctttttttccctcttttgttACAGAGATGCAGGTGCCAGAACACCTGCCCCATCATGCCGCTCATTAATGTGCCTGGATGGGAGAATCCCTACACAGTTGGGGGGGACTGGGATATGGTGGGACACAGCTGCAAAAGGGGCTCAAAGTTCTCCACACACTACATTTCTTAATGAGCCAGAAGCCAATACAAAAACAATTATGGGGTTTGACTAAGACATCAGGAGGGTCTGAAATGATAAATTACGCAAACAGATCTCCACTCAATGGGATCTTCTTACATCCATTAGTAAAACACTGGCAGTATCATGGGTTGGCAAAATGTGCAGCACTGAAACCTGTCTGATTCTGCacagtttgtgtagagtttgcctGCTCACTATGTATTTTTGTGGCTTCTcttgaggtgctctggtttcctcccacaggcaaAAGACaagtttcaagtgaattggtgactctaatttGCCGTAAGTGTGCACGGGACacgagtgaatgagtgtgtaattGCCCTAGGATGGAGCCCATCCACCATGTACCAAAGAGACTATGTTTTCTAGAAAAGCTTcagatcaccacaaccctgcatggAAGAAGCTGTTACTGACAGTGGAATGAATTAATGGCAATCTCTTTCGGGCtttcaaagtttaaaatgtCTCCATTTATGGGGAGTGGGTTGGGTTGGGAATGAAAAAGTCCAAATGTAGAGCacgaaaacaacaacaaaaaaagtaaatatgtgtgGTTAGTTTTCAACAGAGGATGTTTTCATACCCAGCTGACAAACAATCGACTGGCTTTCCACAACACAAGTGTTTCCTGACATACTTAGCCTCAGTCCAGCAAAAAGCTCGTTACTTTCTCTCTGTTTATAGGAAGTGGTTTGGATAACTCGGACCACCCTGCACAAGAAGTGAGATCCTGCCCTGACCCAGGATGTAGAGAAtcgggggagagggagggggggcatCCATGTTGCTTTTGGAATGATCCATAACATTCAGATAATGCTTGTCTTCTGAATAATTTGAAACACGCAACCCATGCAGTCCTCAATTCTGCTGTCACCCACCTTGGAAGAACCAAATGTTCCCAGTCTTGTCTTCGAAGGCGGCGTCCACACTTTCGGGGATACCTGCCCAGTGGCGGGATGCTAGTGCCGGGTACCCATCCTGCAGCTGCCCATTGCGGATGCGCCACACATAGCGGGACCTGAAGAAGAAGAGCTCCCCACGGATCATGGACACAGCGTCGAAGTCCGTGTAACATGCGTTGGGCTGTGAGGAGTGCGTGGCTGGCCTGTCCGCTTTACCCCTGCCCTCCTGGAATGGCAGTGCATCAATGACTGAACTGGTGCTCCCATGAAAAACACTGGCTTCCCGTATTACAAACATcagagttatgaattttcaaacatttatcctatttatttttaacagcattttcttcactggggcggcacagtggtagTGAGTAGCACTTCCACCTCACAGCGCCTAGGAGGTTCAACTCCccggtcagtctgtgtggagtttgcacgttccacctgtgtctgtgtgaggacaagcagttattgaaactggatgaatggatggatctattttctaaaatcatTGTCTGCAGAACAGTGAATGTGACCTATTTTTCTTTGCCTAGAAAATAGGTATCAGTAaaaagcacccaaacagaacagTTTTTCTACAACCCTAATCCTACTTTGCCTCCACAATATGCACAAGTCATCTCTGGTGTTTCTGACTGTTGGTAATCAGTAAAAAGACAATGAatgttgcatgtgtttatgAGACAAGTCGTCCACAATCAACACCGATTAGGAGTTTTTGGAGACAACATAATTTTATAAATTAtgcttttataatatttttaaaaaataattttatacatttatttttattaattttatattaattttcattttaatgtgtctttaagctaataaaaacattttaaaattgtacatGGCATTTCTACTATTTTATCTGTActacagaacctaaccagtgaataaattgagggaagtagtaaaagtgactttgtttttcttaacaaACTAAACAAAATACTTCTAGTCCCAACAGTGCTGGTACGCAGAGGAGCCAGGGTATGTGCTGTCTATTGTTCAGAGTGATTACTGGAGTATGATCCATACAGTGAATTCAAATGTAGGGAGGTGGGGTCTGCTCACCG
Above is a genomic segment from Scleropages formosus chromosome 17, fSclFor1.1, whole genome shotgun sequence containing:
- the mmp11a gene encoding stromelysin-3 isoform X3, producing MGFRMVCPSWCSPGETACRQTAIGIASVPAMRILRYPWQHMSRDKVRSVLQEALRVWSDVTPLTFTEVNSGKADIVIDFARYWHGDNLPFDGPGGILAHAFFPRTQREGDIHFDFDEIWTVGNNMGTDLLQVAAHEFGHVLGLQHSLEPGAIMSPFYTFTYPLELSEDDKRGIQYLYGTRPQPTVLLPITTETNEIAFSAEGRGKADRPATHSSQPNACYTDFDAVSMIRGELFFFRSRYVWRIRNGQLQDGYPALASRHWAGIPESVDAAFEDKTGNIWFFQAGSYWVYDAERQIAGPLSVRSLGLPVTHIQAAVMLGEHKDRVCFFKQDSYWLFSPQDHRVEDTQPRSIQEWQGVPNDLDAAFQDRYGYAHFLRGRQYWKFDPVERKVLEGYPRYIGMDFFGCRAP